The stretch of DNA TTCTATTCTTTTGATTGCACTGTCAAGCAAATTAatgtttatgtttatatatgttgcaGTTAAAGTATTCACAAGCCTCCAAGAAAATGCACCAAAAAGCGGTATCCTTgcttcctttattttttttcccacTAATCAATTTTTCTGTTATTCTTATTGTTACTTCCATCAAAGCCATTTTTATACTGTTCatgttttttataataataacactCATTTGCTTAAATAAGtgttgaaaaatttaaattctctcTTGTATATATATTGATCCGATCCAATATACATGTGtatgaaattaaatatcaatgtGGGACTCAGaccaaaagattaaaagaagGAACAATTTGGAAGCAGTGTAGTAGTGTTCCTTTTTGTACTTGCATGCATATAATTCATGATTTGTTAATGTTTATGTCTGCGTCATGAAATCTACATTCTTTTCCCATTGAACCAAAGTAGATGCCACTTTCCAACTCACTTCGATTGTGTAACAGAGTAACACTTCACACCaggttttgtttatttatttagttatttatttattgtatattGTCAAAAGAAAGAATTTGTAACAGCGATTACTTGATTTGTGACAGCTATTTTAAGGGTCTCTATTAATCAACATTATGACACTTATACTCTTAATTTTTAAACCGTCAGTACTAACTCTATATCTctctcattctttttctttctttttttttaaaactgtaTTCAGTGATGCAAAAATTTTAGGTGAAGGAAACTTGTTTAGTTAACCAACTTGTTGACCATAGTGATGCATCTACATTGAATTGTTGCTCTGGTTTTGTGGAGCAAGCTGCTTGCCAAGAGTTATTATAGTTATCAGTTTATCAGTTTGCATGTACATTCTTCCACCCCACTTCATCAGTTTGGATTTGTGTGTCACTAGTGTAGTTAGTGCAAAGCTGGGTCATGAAGCTAGTTTTCTTTGCCATCAGTGTTGGCATGTTGGATGAACGAAACTGGAATATGTGATCTGTATCATTAGTAGTGGTGGTTGGTGTTTCAGATAAGGTAGAAACCCAAGAGTGAGAGAGTGCTCTTTGAGCTATAGCATTTGTTTTCTTGAATATTCTGCAGATTGCCCAAGAGTCCTGCATGTTGAAATTGAAGTTAGCTAGAAAGTGTGAGATCGATCTTGTAGAAGACCAAAGATTTCTTGAGTCCAATGGACTTTGAACCCTCTGAGGAGTATATAGGCCTGTCAGTCCCTGTGGCTTTCCAGAACCCAGCTCCAGTTACCCTATTTGGCCTTGCACTGTTCCTGTATTTTCTGTCTTTTGGGCTATATTTGGGTTTGCACTGTAGTTACCCAGCTCCAGTACCATACGTGAGGGCCATGACATGATTAATTTGAAGGGGACTAAGTTGGAATTGGTTGTGTGGAACTTAAATGtaatttcttattagtttttaagagtATTTCTTAAATGTAATTAACATGGAActctttaattatattttttactatgtTTTTACAGGTATGAAAGTTCATTTTATGAAGCAAAGAAAACTATCTTGAAGCTTGGTATGAATTATGAGAAGATACATGCATGCCCGAACAATTGCATGCTGTATTGGGGTGAAGACAAGGAGAAAGAAATGTGTAAAGTTTGCAACAGGTCTAGATGGAAACTAGATACAAAGGGTGGTGAGATTCAAGAATCAAATGATGGGAATATTAGGAAGAAGGTGCCTGCTAAAGTTCTTCGTTACTTTCCACTAAAACCTCGTTTGCAAAGGTTATTTTTGTCTTCAAAGACAGCCGAGGCCATGAGATGGCATGATGTTGCTCCTAAGGAAGATGGTGTAATGACGCATCCTAGAGATTCAGAAGCTTGGAAGATGTTTGATTTAAAAAACACTTCATTCGCAGAGGATCCACGAAATATACGTTTGGCATTAGCTACTGATGGTATTAATCCCTATCGTAGTATGAATGCAAATTCTAGTACCTGGCCAGTTATTCTCATTCCTTACAACACTCCTCCTTGGATTTGTATGAAGCGGACGTCTTTTATTCTTTCAATGATAATTCCTGGAAAAAAGATGCCAGGAAACAATATAGATGTCTACTTACAACCGTTGATCAAAGAGCTAAAAGAGTTATGGAATGAGGGCGTGGATGCATATGATTCTTTTGAGAAAAAGGCGTTCAAATTGCATGCAGCGTTGATGTGGACTATAAGTGACTTTCCTGGGTTAGGAATTCTCTCCGGGTGGAACACGTACACTGGACTTGCTTGTCCATCTTGTAACTTCGACTCTGTTCCTTTTCAACTTCCTCATAGTAGAAAATCATGTTTCATAGGACATCGTCGTTTTCTTAATCAAAGGCATCGATTTAGATTGAATAGGGTTCGATTTAATGGAGAGCAAGAATTTTGCAATCCACCGAAGAGGTTATCTGGTCTTGATATACTTGAGCAAGTCAAGGACATCAATGTCACATTTGGTAGAAAAGAAGAGGCAAAAGTTAGGGGGAAAAGAAGACGTGGTGAGCGTGCTGCAGAAGGTGCTAAGCAGTGGAGGAAGAAAAGCATTTTTTTTGAACTTCCCTATTGGAAGTATAACCTATTGTGTCACAATCTTGATGTGATGCatatagaaaaaaatgtatGTGATAATGTGATATACACGTTGCTAAATGACAGCACCAAGTCAAAAGACCACCTCAATGCTCGAAAAGATCTTAAAGCTTTAGGCTGTAAACAAGATCTTTGGCCAGATGAGAATGGAAAGTACGCTCCAGCTATCTTTACACTGACTAATAAAGGCAAGAAGGCTTTTCTgtcaactttaaaaaatattagtgtgCCAGACGGGTATTCAAGTAACATATCTAGGTGCATTGATGTTGACAACCTTAAGATCAATGGGATGCTAAAAAGCCATGATAATCACATATTAATGCAACAATTGCTACCATTAGCCATGCGAACGAGTTTGCC from Arachis duranensis cultivar V14167 chromosome 4, aradu.V14167.gnm2.J7QH, whole genome shotgun sequence encodes:
- the LOC107484265 gene encoding uncharacterized protein LOC107484265, coding for MDFEPSEEYIGLSVPVAFQNPAPVTLFGLALFLYESSFYEAKKTILKLGMNYEKIHACPNNCMLYWGEDKEKEMCKVCNRSRWKLDTKGGEIQESNDGNIRKKVPAKVLRYFPLKPRLQRLFLSSKTAEAMRWHDVAPKEDGVMTHPRDSEAWKMFDLKNTSFAEDPRNIRLALATDGINPYRSMNANSSTWPVILIPYNTPPWICMKRTSFILSMIIPGKKMPGNNIDVYLQPLIKELKELWNEGVDAYDSFEKKAFKLHAALMWTISDFPGLGILSGWNTYTGLACPSCNFDSVPFQLPHSRKSCFIGHRRFLNQRHRFRLNRVRFNGEQEFCNPPKRLSGLDILEQVKDINVTFGRKEEAKVRGKRRRGERAAEGAKQWRKKSIFFELPYWKYNLLCHNLDVMHIEKNVCDNVIYTLLNDSTKSKDHLNARKDLKALGCKQDLWPDENGKYAPAIFTLTNKGKKAFLSTLKNISVPDGYSSNISRCIDVDNLKINGMLKSHDNHILMQQLLPLAMRTSLPSEVSAILIELCSFFRKLCEKRLIIKDLDKLQDQIVLTLCHMEMLFPPSFFIVMIHLVVHLVEEVKLGGPVHYRWMYPIEKYLGQLKSYVRNKAQPEGSIAEGYLMQEILTFCSRYLDNIETIWNRRKRVGNEPTQIDPNSRISKLFPQVGESNTGFTYFTLSPIEKRQAHRHVFTNCRSVDNYLRDYRDIVKKRLRSRTRDTTEIDKKVHREFVDWFSNHICTNLNKLPDVDKDILISLSQGPYDQARKFSSYDVNGYRFQTLARDNGLKTQNSGVFGTFGTRSYSSSKDTRMNFGAVPYYGKLVDIIELFYNGFTVLLFKCQWANTTSPRGIKKDNLGFLSVNFTRLIHTGEHEDDEPYIKASEAQMVYYVDDEKEKGWCIPIHLKPRDLYNMSGDNMGEDDEITVSNDNYPPQDLESLFPYENTNIKLARIVVDDDLPIINENYDENEDMLV